A stretch of DNA from Streptomyces xanthii:
ACGCACGGCTCCGGTACGGCGAGCGTCTCGACGTCGTCGTCCTCGTCGTTCGTGCCGCTCGTGCTGTTCGTGTCGTTCGTGTCCTGCGCGGCCTGGGCCGTGGTGGTGGGAGGCGACGCGGGGGACGGCTCAGCGGGCTCCGCCGGCTCAGCGGGTTCAGGCTGCGGGGCCAGCTTCGCGGCCAGGCCGTCGAGGAGGTACGCGTACTTCGTACGGACCTCGCCGGCCGGGTCACGGTCCGACTCCCAGGCCGCGACGGTGGAGGGGCTCACCGCGAGGGCCCGGGCCACCTGCGCCTTCGACAGGCCTGCCTGCTCGCGCAGTTCGCGCCGCACCGGGCGCTCGGGCAGGTCGGCCTCCGGGGCGACGGAGGCGAGCAGCGAGTCGATCGCGTCGAAGTCACTCACCGTGGCCCGCCTCCTTGCCGGCCCGCTTGGCCCGGCGCCGTTCGGCCAGTCCCGGGATCGCGGTCTCCTTGACCCGCTGCTCCCCCCAGCCCGTGATCTGCGCGGCCCGTCCGATCCGGCCGTACACGGGCCGGCCCGTGAGCGGATCCCGCTCCAGGTAGGCGCGCAGTGCGTCGGCCACCCGGTCCTCGGCGCTTCTCAGGGCCCGGACCGCCTCTTCGAGCTCGCGCTCACCCATCACGTCTGACACGTGCGCCACATTAGCGAAGGGGTGGACCGTCCAGGAAACCTTGACGGTCCTCCATACCTGGACGGCCGAACGCATCCGGGGCGGCTCCCGATCGGCACACGGTGTGTCACAGGCAGACGACGACCAGGGCCGTGTCGTCGGTCAGCCCGGACGGCGGCATCAGGTCGGTGAGCAGCGCGTCCGCGAGCTCTTCGGGGATCAGGTCGCGGTGCCGGGCGAGAGAGCGGGCGAGCCGGTCCAGGCCCGTGTCGATGTCCTCGCCCCGCCGTTCCACCAGGCCGTCGGTGTACAGGAGGAGCACCGAACCCTCGGGGAAGGGGAGGTGCTCCTGTGCGCGGGCGGAGTGCTCGGGGCGGGCGCCGAGGGGCGGGTCGGTGGCCTGCGCGAGGAAGGTGACGGTGCCGTCGGGGCGGGCGAGTGCGGGCGGCGGATGGCCGGCGCAGCTGTAGGCGAGGGTGCGGGTGTTCCAGTCGATGAACACGCAGGCGGCGGTGGTGCACTCCGCGCCCTCGACGGAACGGGCGTACAGCCCGAGGGCCTCGAGGGCCTGGCCGGGTCCGCCGGCCACGCGGCACGCGGCCGACAGCGCGCTGCGCAGCTGGCCCATGACGCCCGCGGCGATCAGCCCGTGGCCGACGACGTCGCCGACCGTCACCGCCGCACGGCCTTCGGCGGGCATGTCGATGAGGTCGTACCAGTCTCCGCACACGTTCAGCGCGCTCACGGCGGGCTGGTAGCGCACCGCCACCCGCAGGCCTTCCGGGACGCCGGAGGCGGGCAGCATCGCCCGTTGCAGGTGCAGCGCGACCTCCCGTTCCCGGGCGTGCGCCGCGCGCAGCCGCTCGTTGACCTCCTGAAGCTCCCGCGAGCGGGTGTAGATCTCCGCCTCCAGGACCGGCGTCCGCTCCCCCGCCCCCTCCCGGCCCCGTGCCCGGATCAGCTCGGTGACCTCCTCCACGCGGTGCAGCAGCAGCGCCACCGCGCCGTCGGCGGCAGGCACCGGCACGTTGACGGGGCTCCACCAGCGCTCGTGCCAGACGCCGGGGCGGTCCGCGTCCTCGACGTCGTAGCGCTGCAGCGCCATGCTGTCCCGCTCGCCCGTCTCGGCGACGCGGCGCAGCGAAGCCTGCAGGTTGCGCATGCCCGAGGCGGCCGGGTCCTGGGGGTTGTCGGGGAACACGTCGAACAGGTAGCGGCCGATGAGCTGGGCGCGGGTGCGGCCGGAGATCGCCAGGAAGGCTTCGTTGACCTCTACGTAGACGAGGTCAGGTGTGAGGAGGGCGACCGCACCCGGAAGAGCATGGAAGACGGCCTCGAAGTCGACCTCGGGTCGGTTCACGATCCACCTGCGCCACGTCCATGGCCGTCACCGGCGGCGGCCCTGAGTATGTGCCCCCACCTTGCACCCCCGCCCGGGCGTCCGCACCCCACCACGCGCCCGTCCGGCGGCTCCGGGACACGGGCCGCCGCCGCGCTCAGGCTCCCGTCACGGCCCGCCGTCTCACCAGCGCACGGGAAGGCGGCTCAGGCCCCGCAGCAGGCTCGGGCGCCAGTCCGGCGCGGGATCTCCGTCGAGGGCCAGGTCGGGGAAGCGATCGAGGAGCGCGCGCAGCGCGAGGCTCGCTTCCAGGCGGGCGAGCGGCGCGCCCAGGCAGTGGTGGATGCCGTGCCCGAAGGCGAGGTGGGAGCGGGTCAGGGCCGGGTCCCGGCGGATGTCGAAGCGCTCGGGATCCGGGAACTGCGCGGGATCGCGGTTCGCCGACGCGAGGGAGACGACCACGCGCGCCCCCTTCGGGATCAGGACGCCACCGACCGTCATCGGCTCCGAGGTGTAGCGGTAGGTGCCGGCCGGCGACGGCGGTTCGAAACGGAGCGTCTCCTCCACCCATCCCTCCACCAGGCAGTCGTCCGCGCGCAGTGCGGCCAGTTGGTCGGGGCGGGTCAGCAGCAGGTGTACGCCGTTGGCGATGAGGTTGACCGTCGTCTCGTGGCCGGCGACCAGGAGCAGGAACGCCATGCCGATGAGTTCCTCGTCGCTGAGGTGGTCGCCGTCGTCGTCGTGCGCGGTCACCAGCGCGTGCAGCAGATCGCCTTCCGCCGCCGCGTCCCGGCCGATGCCGCGCTTCTCCTCGATCAGGCCCGCGAGGTACACGGCCAGCTCCTGGGCGGCGAGGCCGGAGGTCTCGGGCTCACCCACCGCGAGCACCTTCGCGGTCCAGGACCGGAACCGCCCGTGATCGACGCCCGGCACACCCAGCAGTTCGCAGATGACCGTCAGCGGGAGCGGGAAGGCGAACGCGTCGATCAGGTCCGCGCGCCCCAGCGGCTCCATCCCGTCGAGGAGTGCGTCCGCCGCCTCCTGCACCCGCGAGCGCAGTGCCCGTACCCGCCGCGCGGTGAACTCGCGTGCCACCAGGGACCGCAGGCGGGTGTGGTCGGGCGGGTCGGTCTGCAGCATGTTCCGGCCCACCGA
This window harbors:
- a CDS encoding cytochrome P450 family protein gives rise to the protein MPVPQTEELAAWTTDFALDPYPAFEALRAKGPVHFVRFPTGETAWMILGYAEARAALADRRLCHDVRVSAEFDSDGLYSVGRNMLQTDPPDHTRLRSLVAREFTARRVRALRSRVQEAADALLDGMEPLGRADLIDAFAFPLPLTVICELLGVPGVDHGRFRSWTAKVLAVGEPETSGLAAQELAVYLAGLIEEKRGIGRDAAAEGDLLHALVTAHDDDGDHLSDEELIGMAFLLLVAGHETTVNLIANGVHLLLTRPDQLAALRADDCLVEGWVEETLRFEPPSPAGTYRYTSEPMTVGGVLIPKGARVVVSLASANRDPAQFPDPERFDIRRDPALTRSHLAFGHGIHHCLGAPLARLEASLALRALLDRFPDLALDGDPAPDWRPSLLRGLSRLPVRW
- a CDS encoding PP2C family protein-serine/threonine phosphatase — protein: MNRPEVDFEAVFHALPGAVALLTPDLVYVEVNEAFLAISGRTRAQLIGRYLFDVFPDNPQDPAASGMRNLQASLRRVAETGERDSMALQRYDVEDADRPGVWHERWWSPVNVPVPAADGAVALLLHRVEEVTELIRARGREGAGERTPVLEAEIYTRSRELQEVNERLRAAHAREREVALHLQRAMLPASGVPEGLRVAVRYQPAVSALNVCGDWYDLIDMPAEGRAAVTVGDVVGHGLIAAGVMGQLRSALSAACRVAGGPGQALEALGLYARSVEGAECTTAACVFIDWNTRTLAYSCAGHPPPALARPDGTVTFLAQATDPPLGARPEHSARAQEHLPFPEGSVLLLYTDGLVERRGEDIDTGLDRLARSLARHRDLIPEELADALLTDLMPPSGLTDDTALVVVCL